One Hevea brasiliensis isolate MT/VB/25A 57/8 chromosome 5, ASM3005281v1, whole genome shotgun sequence genomic region harbors:
- the LOC110670169 gene encoding serine/threonine-protein kinase STY13 isoform X4 → MSGGGGGSGCSDKNRGREAENEQQQPVLRSSVEVEPAAVTQNGSITAPQLSIDESLLVDPKLLFIGSKIGEGAHGKVYEGRYGDRIVAVKVLNRGTTSEERAALENRFAREVNMMSRVKHENLVKFIGACKDPLMVIVTELLPGMSLRKYLISIRPKLLELRVALNFALDIARAMDCLHANGIIHRDLKPDNLLLTTNQKSVKLADFGLAREESVTEMMTAETGTYRWMAPELYSTVTLRQGEKKHYNNKVDVYSFGIVLWELLTNRMPFEGMSNLQAAYAAAFKQERPSLPEDISPDLAFIIQSCWVEDPNLRPSFSQIIRMLNAFLFTLSAPSTSVPESDTHETAASSNGTMAEFSARARGKFAFLRQLFTAKRTRNSQ, encoded by the exons ATGAGTGGCGGCGGCGGCGGCAGCGGCTGCAGTGACAAGAACAGAGGACGagaagcagaaaatgagcagCAGCAGCCTGTTTTACGGAGTTCCGTCGAGGTAGAACCGGCGGCAGTCACTCAAAATGGTTCTATAACGGCGCCTCAACTGTCGATTGATGAAAGTCTGCTCGTTGACCCCAAATTATTGTTTATCGGCTCCAAAATTGGCGAGGGAGCCCATGGAAAGGTTTATGAAGGAAG GTATGGTGATCGGATTGTTGCCGTCAAAGTGCTTAATCGAGGGACCACTTCAGAAGAAAGAGCTGCCCTGGAAAATCGTTTTGCCCGTGAAGTTAACATGATGTCTCGAGTAAAACATGAAAATCTTGTCAAG TTTATTGGAGCTTGTAAAGATCCACTGATGGTGATAGTAACTGAGCTATTACCTGGGATGTCACTCCGCAAGTATTTGATTAGCATTCGTCCAAAACTATTAGAGCTTCGTGTAGCTTTAAATTTTGCCCTTGACATTGCTCGAGCCATGGACTGTCTGCATGCAAATGGGATTATACACAGAGATCTCAAACCAG ATAATTTGTTGCTTACCACGAATCAGAAGTCTGTGAAGCTTGCAGATTTTGGTCTTGCAAGAGAAGAATCTGTCACTGAAATGATGACTGCTGAAACTGGGACTTACCGTTGGATGGCTCCTGAG TTGTATAGTACTGTGACATTGCGGCAGGGTGAGAAGAAGCATTACAATAACAAGGTTGATGTCTACAGTTTTGGAATCGTCTTATGGGAGTTGCTGACCAACCGCATGCCATTTGAAGGCATGTCAAATTTGCAGGCTGCTTACGCAGCTGCTTTTAAG CAAGAGAGGCCTAGTCTTCCGGAAGACATATCCCCTGATCTTGCATTTATCATTCAGTCATGTTGGGTCGAAGACCCTAATTTGAGGCCCAGTTTCAGTCAGATCATCCGTATGCTCAATGCATTCCTTTTCACTCTTTCTGCACCATCAACATCTGTGCCAGAATCTGATACCCATGAGACAGCGGCATCAAGCAATGGCACCATGGCTGAGTTTTCTGCTCGTGCAAGAGGAAAGTTTGCTTTCCTTCGCCAACTGTTCACAGCCAAGAGGACTAGAAATTCGCAATGA